One region of Cobetia sp. cqz5-12 genomic DNA includes:
- a CDS encoding CsgG/HfaB family protein has translation MATVLGGCAAVEPKFDNVEPVVGPPVTSNNTPYSECLVSLSRVQGATNLPVIAVGQVTDKTGQRSYSTVTESAAVTQGVSEMLISALYKTRKVHLTERLDVRVPLAEQQLFEQKALAYAPRNLAVLPSHFVVLGALTELNYNISSGGSRLFVSGIGAGLRTAVINVGLDLRMVDIRTFRTVYVTSLQKQVVGYEVEAGIYRFFGNQLIEFDSGAVRNEPLQLGVRSVVEMGAYQLLTEGLGLPVPAGQECALHPGQHVADDNSNTQQVAAANTSSNTASGNEAVATPLQAAPASEVPAASSAAQ, from the coding sequence ATGGCCACAGTGCTGGGGGGCTGCGCAGCTGTCGAACCGAAATTCGACAATGTCGAACCGGTCGTAGGGCCACCAGTCACCTCAAACAATACGCCATATAGCGAATGCCTCGTATCACTCAGCCGGGTGCAAGGTGCCACCAACCTGCCTGTCATCGCAGTGGGCCAGGTGACGGACAAGACAGGCCAACGCAGCTACTCCACCGTGACAGAGAGCGCTGCCGTGACCCAGGGCGTATCCGAGATGCTGATCAGTGCCCTCTACAAGACTCGCAAGGTACATCTTACCGAGCGTCTCGATGTACGAGTCCCGCTGGCAGAGCAGCAACTTTTCGAGCAGAAGGCGCTGGCTTACGCCCCCCGAAACCTCGCGGTACTGCCTTCGCATTTCGTGGTTCTCGGTGCACTGACAGAACTCAATTACAACATTTCAAGCGGCGGTTCCCGCCTGTTCGTCAGCGGAATCGGGGCCGGACTGCGCACTGCGGTCATCAACGTCGGCCTGGACCTGCGCATGGTCGATATCCGCACCTTCCGCACCGTCTATGTCACCAGCCTGCAGAAGCAGGTGGTCGGTTACGAAGTCGAAGCCGGCATCTACCGCTTCTTCGGCAATCAGTTGATCGAGTTTGATTCCGGCGCAGTGCGCAATGAGCCATTGCAGCTGGGCGTGAGATCAGTCGTGGAGATGGGCGCGTACCAGCTTCTGACTGAAGGCCTGGGACTTCCTGTACCTGCGGGACAGGAATGTGCATTGCACCCGGGACAGCATGTTGCAGATGACAATAGCAACACGCAGCAAGTGGCCGCAGCCAATACCAGCAGCAATACAGCAAGTGGCAATGAAGCA
- the thpD gene encoding ectoine hydroxylase, which produces MTASRHMTSYNAASALSSKQRQHEQTDGGNVSAAAEASNQQLDARQTNADRDQAPEAYLDKSGSDRGSDHSRDAYPTRLSQPPQHLWQKRREPVVHSRADEGPLGAEQLKRFERDGFLFEPEFLAPEEVEALKTELAALLDNEEWQGRDFTITEPKSREIRSIFAVHFLSERFRKLAEDPRLTSRASQILGGDVYVHQSRINYKPGFEGKGFNWHSDFETWHAEDGMPEMRAVSASIILTDNHHFNGPLMLIPGSHEVFVHCLGETPDDNHKSSLQTQKVGVPSREALSELIAERGIEAPTGAAGGLLMFDCNTLHGSNANMSPDPRSNAFFVYNRVDNAMQAPFAAARPRPEFLAHRLDGGWDELEK; this is translated from the coding sequence ATGACAGCTTCACGCCATATGACCTCGTACAACGCCGCTTCTGCTCTTTCGTCCAAGCAACGCCAACATGAGCAGACCGATGGTGGCAACGTCAGCGCCGCTGCAGAAGCCTCCAATCAGCAGCTGGACGCCCGTCAGACCAATGCCGACCGTGATCAGGCGCCGGAAGCCTATCTCGACAAGTCGGGCAGTGATCGAGGGTCCGATCACTCGCGAGACGCCTATCCGACGCGCCTGAGCCAGCCGCCGCAGCACCTGTGGCAGAAGCGCCGCGAGCCCGTCGTGCACTCGCGTGCCGATGAGGGGCCGCTGGGCGCCGAGCAGCTCAAGCGCTTCGAGCGCGATGGCTTCCTGTTCGAGCCGGAATTCCTGGCACCGGAGGAAGTCGAGGCGCTGAAGACCGAGCTGGCAGCGCTGCTCGACAACGAAGAGTGGCAGGGTCGTGATTTCACCATCACCGAGCCCAAGAGCCGCGAGATTCGCTCCATCTTCGCCGTGCACTTCCTGTCCGAGCGCTTCCGAAAGCTGGCGGAAGATCCGCGCCTGACCAGCCGCGCGAGCCAGATTCTCGGTGGTGATGTCTATGTCCACCAGTCGCGCATCAACTACAAGCCGGGCTTCGAGGGCAAGGGCTTCAACTGGCACTCGGACTTCGAGACCTGGCACGCTGAGGATGGCATGCCGGAAATGCGCGCGGTCAGCGCCTCGATCATCCTGACCGACAATCACCACTTCAATGGTCCGCTGATGCTGATTCCCGGCTCGCATGAAGTCTTCGTGCATTGCCTGGGCGAGACGCCGGATGACAACCACAAGTCATCCCTGCAGACCCAGAAGGTCGGCGTGCCCTCGCGCGAAGCACTGAGTGAGCTGATCGCCGAGCGTGGTATCGAAGCACCGACCGGTGCCGCCGGTGGTCTGTTGATGTTCGACTGCAATACGCTGCATGGCTCCAATGCCAACATGTCGCCGGATCCGCGAAGCAACGCCTTCTTCGTCTACAATCGTGTCGACAACGCGATGCAGGCGCCTTTTGCCGCCGCGCGTCCGCGCCCGGAATTTCTCGCGCACCGTCTCGATGGTGGCTGGGATGAACTGGAGAAATGA
- a CDS encoding fumarylacetoacetate hydrolase family protein: MPLAQRFTPRFSDGRVFAHDLGKVVCVGRNYAAHAAELGNEVPNEPLLFIKPATSVAPMDKPLAISKRRGQYHYEAELALLIGKPLCEASEAEALEALAGMGLALDLTLRERQSKLKAKGQPWELAKAFDGSCPLSAFVALEGPRWRDADGALHDVDFQALHYRFSIDGEQRQQADTSLMLFPIARLLSEISHSFTLLPGDVVLTGTPEGVGELNPDQVLALALDAPDGSGEMLRVETRTRSVA; this comes from the coding sequence ATGCCGCTTGCTCAGCGTTTCACCCCGCGTTTCAGCGATGGTCGCGTCTTCGCTCATGACCTCGGCAAGGTGGTCTGTGTTGGCCGCAATTACGCAGCCCACGCCGCGGAGCTAGGCAATGAAGTGCCCAACGAGCCGCTGTTGTTCATCAAGCCCGCCACTAGCGTGGCTCCGATGGATAAGCCGTTGGCGATCTCGAAGCGCCGTGGTCAGTATCACTACGAGGCGGAGCTGGCACTGCTGATCGGCAAGCCATTGTGCGAAGCCAGCGAAGCAGAGGCACTGGAAGCACTGGCCGGCATGGGGCTGGCGCTGGACCTCACCCTGCGTGAGCGCCAGAGCAAGCTCAAGGCCAAGGGCCAGCCATGGGAGCTGGCCAAGGCCTTCGATGGCAGCTGCCCGCTCTCCGCCTTCGTGGCGCTGGAAGGGCCGCGCTGGCGTGATGCGGATGGTGCGCTGCACGATGTCGATTTCCAGGCACTGCATTACCGCTTCAGCATCGACGGTGAGCAGCGCCAGCAGGCGGATACCAGCCTGATGCTGTTCCCGATTGCGCGTCTGCTCAGCGAGATCAGTCACAGCTTCACCCTGTTGCCCGGCGACGTGGTGCTGACCGGCACGCCGGAAGGCGTCGGCGAGTTGAATCCGGATCAGGTGCTGGCACTCGCGCTGGACGCCCCGGATGGCAGCGGTGAGATGTTGCGTGTCGAGACACGCACTCGCAGCGTGGCCTGA
- the speA gene encoding biosynthetic arginine decarboxylase, protein MTSFAAEARRTYNIDQWGSGYFDVGQDGLTLVRPHGEPGTPALPLISLIDKARAQGLRLPLLVRFADILHDRVEQLCAAFDAAISSRGYGASYTAVYPIKVNQQRRVVEELLATSERSRGRVGLEAGSKPELLAVLALSDNGPSVIVCNGYKDREYVRLALMGEKLGHRVHLVVEKASELELVLEEAERLGVRPRIGLRARLATIGKGNWQNTGGEKSKFGLTASQIVALVERLRDVDALDCLKLVHFHLGSQIADISDIQRGLAECARFYQGLHEAGAGVEIVDVGGGLGVDYEGTRSESACSLNYSMREYADYVVGAFHAVCEAHDLPHPHIISESGRALTAHHAVLVTDVIGEERVDLPLPALREDDTQIAALWAQAARLEGALEPRELVEIYHAVVHAQHQVQERFVMGLASIAIRAEAEAIYTNVCRSLAGRLDARQRSHRAVLDELNEKLADKLFVNFSLFQSLPDIWGIEQIFPILPLTGLDRAPTRRGVIQDITCDSDGRIDTYVDDQGLDATLPLPEWHADEEKLLGFFMVGAYQEILGDLHNLFGDTDSVDASLDDDGQWQLSHAIQGDSVAQVLRYVNFDPEQLAARLARQLKSSNLNALEQADLLEDLKAGLDGYTYLES, encoded by the coding sequence ATGACCTCCTTTGCAGCCGAAGCACGCCGCACCTACAACATTGACCAGTGGGGCAGCGGCTATTTCGACGTGGGCCAGGATGGCCTGACGCTGGTGCGCCCGCATGGCGAACCGGGTACGCCTGCACTGCCGCTGATCTCGCTGATCGACAAGGCCCGCGCCCAGGGCCTGCGCCTGCCGCTGCTGGTTCGCTTCGCCGATATCCTGCATGACCGTGTCGAGCAGCTGTGCGCCGCCTTCGATGCCGCCATCAGCTCGCGCGGCTATGGCGCCAGCTATACCGCCGTCTATCCGATCAAGGTCAACCAGCAGCGTCGCGTGGTCGAGGAACTGCTGGCGACCAGCGAGCGCTCGCGCGGGCGTGTCGGCCTGGAAGCGGGCAGCAAGCCGGAACTGCTCGCCGTGCTGGCACTGTCGGACAACGGCCCGTCGGTCATCGTCTGCAACGGCTACAAGGACCGCGAGTACGTGCGTCTGGCGCTGATGGGCGAGAAGCTCGGCCATCGCGTGCATCTGGTGGTCGAGAAGGCCAGCGAGCTGGAACTGGTGCTGGAAGAGGCCGAGCGTCTCGGCGTGCGGCCGCGCATCGGTCTGCGCGCGCGCCTGGCCACCATCGGCAAGGGCAACTGGCAGAACACCGGCGGCGAGAAGTCCAAGTTCGGCCTGACGGCGAGCCAGATCGTCGCGCTGGTCGAGCGCCTGCGCGACGTGGATGCGCTGGATTGCCTCAAGCTGGTCCACTTCCACCTCGGCTCCCAGATCGCGGACATCAGCGACATCCAGCGCGGCCTGGCCGAGTGCGCACGCTTCTATCAGGGGCTGCATGAAGCCGGTGCCGGCGTGGAAATCGTCGATGTCGGCGGTGGCCTGGGCGTGGACTACGAAGGCACGCGCTCGGAAAGCGCCTGCTCGCTCAACTACTCGATGCGCGAATACGCCGACTATGTGGTCGGGGCGTTCCACGCGGTGTGCGAGGCGCATGATCTGCCGCATCCGCACATCATCTCCGAATCCGGCCGCGCCCTGACCGCACATCACGCGGTACTGGTGACGGACGTGATCGGCGAGGAACGTGTCGACCTGCCGCTGCCCGCACTGCGCGAGGATGATACCCAGATCGCCGCACTGTGGGCCCAGGCCGCGCGACTGGAAGGTGCGCTCGAGCCACGTGAGCTGGTGGAGATCTACCACGCCGTGGTGCATGCCCAGCATCAGGTGCAGGAGCGCTTCGTGATGGGGCTGGCGAGCATCGCCATCCGTGCCGAGGCCGAGGCCATCTACACCAACGTGTGCCGCAGCCTCGCCGGACGTCTCGATGCCCGCCAGCGTTCGCACCGCGCGGTGCTCGATGAGCTCAACGAGAAGCTGGCCGACAAGCTGTTCGTCAACTTCTCGCTGTTCCAGTCGCTGCCGGACATCTGGGGTATCGAGCAGATCTTCCCGATCCTGCCGCTGACCGGTCTCGACCGCGCGCCGACACGGCGTGGCGTGATCCAGGACATCACCTGTGACAGCGATGGCCGCATCGATACCTATGTGGATGATCAAGGCCTGGATGCCACCCTGCCGCTGCCGGAGTGGCATGCCGATGAAGAGAAGCTGCTCGGCTTCTTCATGGTCGGCGCCTATCAGGAAATCCTCGGCGATCTGCACAACCTGTTCGGCGATACCGATTCCGTGGATGCCAGCCTCGATGACGACGGCCAGTGGCAGCTGTCCCATGCCATCCAGGGCGATAGCGTGGCGCAGGTGCTGCGCTACGTGAACTTCGACCCGGAGCAGTTGGCGGCCCGCCTCGCACGTCAGCTCAAGTCATCCAATCTGAATGCGCTGGAACAGGCGGATCTGCTCGAGGACCTGAAGGCAGGCCTCGACGGCTACACCTATCTGGAGAGCTGA
- a CDS encoding homoserine kinase, with protein MAVFTPLSEAQVAEFLAEYDAGTLTSLEDVAHGTENSTFFVTTDRREMVLTLFEQGEHAELPFFVELLDFLAGHQLPVPGPLHDRDGQALKVLAGKPALLFPRMPGNWPVSPNVAQCREIGAALGRMHAVSQHFTGHRPNTRDLHWIKPMHHKVLAYLSPEDQALMADEIDVCEDVFSGVELPQGALHGDLFRDNTLFDGDRLGGIIDFYNGCTGDLIFDLSILVNDWCSNDDGRLDQARYDALLGAYLAERPLNADERRLWPSMLRMTALRYWLSRLLVVYVDPPAHSLTPKDPAQYRQLLGRRIEEGALPLPDATQPA; from the coding sequence ATGGCAGTCTTTACCCCCCTGAGCGAGGCTCAGGTCGCAGAATTTCTGGCAGAGTACGATGCAGGCACGCTGACATCGCTTGAAGATGTCGCCCACGGCACCGAGAACTCGACCTTCTTCGTCACCACCGACCGCCGTGAGATGGTGCTGACCCTGTTCGAGCAGGGCGAACATGCGGAACTGCCCTTCTTCGTCGAGCTGCTCGACTTCCTCGCCGGGCACCAGCTGCCGGTGCCCGGCCCGCTGCACGACCGCGACGGCCAGGCGCTCAAGGTACTGGCAGGCAAGCCGGCGTTGCTGTTCCCGCGTATGCCGGGCAACTGGCCCGTCTCGCCCAACGTGGCCCAGTGCCGCGAGATCGGCGCGGCGCTGGGGCGCATGCATGCCGTCTCTCAGCACTTCACCGGCCACCGCCCCAACACCCGTGACCTGCATTGGATCAAGCCGATGCACCACAAGGTGCTGGCCTATCTGAGCCCGGAAGACCAGGCGCTGATGGCCGACGAGATCGATGTCTGCGAAGACGTCTTCAGTGGTGTCGAGCTGCCGCAGGGCGCGCTGCATGGCGATCTGTTCCGCGACAATACCCTGTTCGACGGCGATCGCCTCGGCGGCATCATCGACTTCTACAACGGCTGCACCGGCGACCTGATCTTCGATCTGTCGATTCTGGTCAATGACTGGTGCTCCAACGACGATGGCCGTCTGGATCAGGCGCGTTATGACGCCCTGCTCGGCGCCTATCTGGCCGAGCGCCCGCTGAACGCTGACGAACGCCGTCTGTGGCCGAGCATGCTGCGCATGACCGCGCTGCGCTATTGGCTGTCGCGCCTGCTGGTGGTCTACGTGGACCCGCCCGCTCACAGCCTGACGCCGAAGGACCCGGCACAGTATCGCCAGTTGCTGGGCCGGCGCATCGAGGAAGGCGCCCTGCCACTGCCCGACGCCACCCAGCCGGCCTGA
- a CDS encoding DUF2782 domain-containing protein, whose protein sequence is MRTTASLVPSSLLRLPTLLATGLLLAITALSAPLAVAESEAPKPQITSRQQDDRQLREYRVNGHLYAIEIIPRGGKPFFLLDSDGNGNFIKSSVTSASQFKVPGWALKK, encoded by the coding sequence ATGCGCACGACTGCTTCCCTTGTCCCGTCCTCCCTGCTGCGTCTGCCCACGCTGCTGGCTACCGGGCTGCTGCTGGCCATCACCGCCCTGAGTGCGCCGCTGGCCGTCGCCGAGAGCGAGGCCCCCAAGCCGCAGATCACCAGTCGTCAGCAGGATGATCGCCAGCTGCGCGAATACCGCGTCAATGGCCATCTGTACGCCATCGAGATCATCCCCCGGGGCGGCAAGCCGTTCTTCCTGCTCGACAGTGACGGCAACGGCAACTTCATCAAGTCCAGCGTCACCAGTGCCAGCCAGTTCAAGGTACCCGGCTGGGCACTGAAAAAGTGA
- the polA gene encoding DNA polymerase I — translation MAATPIVLVDGSSYLYRAFHALPPLTTSKGLPTGAVKGVINMLKSLIRQYPDSPMAVVFDAKGKTFRDDMYPEYKAQRPPMPDDLRLQVEPLHACVRALGLPLLCVEGVEADDVIGTLARLATEAGRDAVISTGDKDMAQLVNEHITLVNTMKNETLDVDGVTEKFGIPPNLIIDFLALMGDKVDNIPGVPGVGEKTALGLLQGMGGGLDTIYGDLDRIKTLSFRGAKTLAKKMEAHREDAYLSYRLATIKLDCELEHGLDDLAIAAPDTAALVELYREMEFKAWLKELLEGGDMAATPHADEKDSGVAGGDLFGDSIAPVADKASAKGKAAAAPTPELDAAGDEDEMPEALPPREERNYRAITEQAELDAWLERVRNATSLCFDLETTSLNYMEAEIVGIGMALEVGEAVYIPVAHSYLDAPAQLDRQAVLEALTPILADTAITKIGQNLKYDIEVLARYDIAVAGPLADTMLMSYVLNSTATRHDMDSLALKYLGESTISFTDIAGKGAKQLTFDQIALEEAMPYACEDVDITLRLAALLMPRIEKLGRLGEVLRDYEYPLIPVLARIERNGVAIDPERLHVQTRELTEQIHDIEKQAFELAGREFNLSSPKQLGEILFEEQKLPVKKKTPKGAPSTAEAVLEELALDYPLPKLIMRHRGMTKLKSTYTDKLPQLVNPTTRRLHTSYHQAVTATGRLSSSDPNLQNIPVRSEEGRRIRQAFIARPGYRIVAADYSQIELRIMAHLSGDKGLLSAFADNRDVHAATAAEVFGTEEAKVSSDQRRSAKAINFGLIYGMSAWGLSRQLDIDPGQAKTYIERYFERYPGVATYMEDTRHLAAEQGYVETIFGRRLYLPEIGSRNHARRSAAERTAINAPMQGSAADIIKRAMIDVDAWLAGNDGDKAYDAMMVMQVHDELVFEVAEAQVEDFMKDVAQRMQNAASLDVPLLVEVEQGDNWEEAH, via the coding sequence ATGGCCGCCACGCCGATCGTTCTCGTCGATGGATCTTCCTACCTCTATCGTGCCTTTCACGCCCTGCCGCCGCTGACCACCTCCAAGGGCCTGCCCACCGGTGCGGTGAAGGGCGTGATCAACATGCTCAAGAGCCTGATTCGCCAGTATCCGGACAGTCCCATGGCGGTGGTGTTCGACGCCAAGGGCAAGACCTTCCGCGATGACATGTACCCCGAGTACAAGGCCCAGCGTCCGCCGATGCCCGATGACCTGCGCCTGCAGGTCGAGCCGCTGCATGCCTGCGTGCGCGCGCTGGGCCTGCCGCTATTGTGCGTGGAAGGTGTCGAGGCCGATGACGTCATCGGGACTCTTGCGCGACTGGCCACCGAGGCCGGACGTGACGCCGTCATCTCCACCGGCGACAAGGACATGGCCCAGCTGGTGAACGAGCACATCACGCTGGTCAACACCATGAAGAACGAGACGCTGGACGTGGACGGCGTCACCGAGAAGTTCGGCATTCCGCCCAATCTGATCATCGATTTTCTCGCGCTGATGGGCGACAAGGTCGACAACATCCCCGGCGTGCCGGGCGTGGGCGAGAAGACCGCACTGGGCCTGCTGCAGGGCATGGGCGGCGGTCTTGACACCATCTACGGTGACCTCGATCGCATCAAGACGCTCAGCTTCCGCGGCGCCAAGACCCTGGCCAAGAAGATGGAAGCGCATCGCGAGGATGCCTATCTCTCCTATCGTCTCGCCACCATCAAGCTGGACTGCGAGCTGGAGCATGGCCTGGATGACCTCGCGATCGCCGCGCCGGACACCGCCGCGCTGGTCGAGCTCTACCGCGAGATGGAGTTCAAGGCCTGGCTGAAGGAGCTGCTGGAAGGCGGCGACATGGCGGCCACGCCGCACGCCGACGAGAAGGACAGCGGGGTCGCCGGTGGTGATCTGTTCGGCGACAGCATCGCGCCGGTCGCGGACAAGGCCTCCGCCAAGGGCAAGGCCGCCGCTGCACCGACGCCTGAGCTGGATGCGGCGGGTGACGAGGACGAGATGCCCGAGGCGCTGCCGCCGCGTGAGGAGCGCAACTACCGCGCCATCACCGAGCAGGCAGAGCTGGACGCGTGGCTGGAGCGCGTGCGCAACGCCACCTCGCTGTGCTTCGACCTCGAGACCACCAGCCTCAACTACATGGAAGCCGAGATCGTCGGCATCGGCATGGCGCTGGAGGTCGGCGAGGCCGTCTACATCCCCGTCGCCCACAGCTACCTGGATGCCCCCGCGCAGCTGGATCGCCAGGCCGTGCTGGAGGCGCTGACGCCGATTCTCGCCGATACCGCCATCACCAAGATCGGCCAGAACCTCAAGTACGACATCGAGGTGCTGGCGCGCTATGACATCGCGGTGGCCGGCCCGCTGGCCGACACCATGCTGATGTCCTACGTGCTCAACTCCACCGCGACCCGTCACGACATGGACTCGCTGGCGCTCAAGTATCTGGGCGAGAGCACCATCAGCTTCACCGACATCGCCGGCAAGGGCGCCAAGCAGCTGACGTTTGACCAGATCGCGCTGGAAGAGGCGATGCCGTATGCCTGCGAGGATGTCGACATCACCCTGCGCCTCGCCGCGCTGCTGATGCCGCGCATCGAGAAACTGGGGCGTCTGGGTGAGGTGCTACGTGATTACGAATACCCGCTGATTCCGGTGCTGGCGCGCATCGAGCGCAACGGCGTCGCGATCGACCCCGAGCGCCTGCACGTCCAGACCCGTGAGCTGACCGAGCAGATCCACGACATCGAGAAGCAGGCCTTCGAGCTGGCGGGCCGCGAGTTCAATCTCTCCTCGCCCAAGCAGCTGGGCGAGATCCTCTTCGAGGAGCAGAAGCTGCCGGTCAAGAAGAAGACCCCCAAGGGTGCGCCGTCCACCGCCGAAGCCGTGCTTGAGGAGCTGGCGCTGGACTACCCGCTGCCCAAGCTGATCATGCGCCATCGCGGCATGACCAAGCTCAAGAGCACCTACACCGACAAGCTGCCGCAGCTGGTCAACCCGACCACGCGTCGCCTGCACACCAGCTACCATCAGGCCGTCACTGCCACCGGGCGTCTGTCCTCGTCAGACCCGAACCTGCAGAACATCCCGGTGCGCAGCGAAGAGGGGCGTCGCATTCGTCAGGCCTTCATCGCACGCCCGGGCTATCGCATCGTCGCGGCGGATTACTCGCAGATCGAGCTGCGCATCATGGCGCACCTCTCCGGTGACAAGGGCCTGCTCTCGGCCTTCGCCGACAATCGCGACGTGCACGCCGCCACCGCGGCGGAAGTCTTCGGCACCGAGGAAGCGAAGGTCAGCAGTGACCAGCGTCGCAGCGCCAAGGCCATCAACTTCGGACTGATCTATGGCATGTCCGCCTGGGGCCTCTCGCGTCAGCTGGATATCGACCCCGGCCAGGCCAAGACCTACATCGAGCGCTACTTCGAGCGCTATCCGGGCGTCGCCACCTATATGGAAGACACTCGCCATCTCGCCGCCGAGCAGGGCTATGTCGAGACCATCTTCGGCCGTCGTCTCTACCTGCCGGAAATCGGCTCGCGCAATCACGCGCGCCGCAGCGCCGCCGAACGCACCGCCATCAACGCCCCGATGCAAGGCAGCGCCGCCGACATCATCAAGCGCGCCATGATAGACGTGGACGCCTGGCTGGCGGGCAATGACGGTGACAAGGCGTACGACGCCATGATGGTCATGCAGGTACACGATGAACTCGTCTTCGAAGTCGCCGAAGCGCAGGTCGAAGACTTCATGAAAGACGTCGCCCAGCGCATGCAGAACGCCGCCTCCCTTGACGTCCCGCTGCTCGTCGAAGTCGAGCAAGGCGACAACTGGGAAGAAGCGCATTAA
- a CDS encoding DUF4365 domain-containing protein: protein MQKKRRSLNQVKEDISIRVLREKLPKEWVVHTYGADYGIDCVIELFDFVDDDQKTTETLGENFFVQLKSSDCISYTTRRVYSRGNVSKGALHENKDDYKEIEVAKFQLDMSDILTIQSMGIAIPVLLILVDTNTEKSFFVCLNDYIDKILIPEDPSYFKKTSKTIYIPTANEILDNEDSLVAFRAYGKRSKMYGAFSLFNYQLKEILRLQGVAASPHLISFEDTISMIKTFTTISLKQDIWSGHEFWQPIQWSHKELIELEKAINEGIDPAEKEQFLEYCSHYIWHRLTNLSNMYEELVREWFMPSYLALLTSYPPEEKTST, encoded by the coding sequence TGAAAGAAGATATCTCCATTAGAGTCCTTAGGGAAAAACTTCCCAAGGAATGGGTCGTTCATACATATGGAGCAGACTATGGGATAGACTGCGTAATAGAACTATTTGATTTCGTCGATGATGATCAGAAGACTACTGAAACTCTTGGTGAGAACTTTTTTGTTCAACTTAAATCTTCAGATTGCATAAGCTACACTACGAGAAGAGTCTATAGTCGTGGTAATGTTTCGAAGGGGGCCTTACATGAAAACAAAGATGACTACAAAGAAATAGAAGTTGCAAAGTTCCAGTTAGATATGTCAGATATATTGACAATTCAATCGATGGGCATCGCCATCCCAGTATTACTTATACTTGTTGACACTAATACTGAAAAGTCTTTCTTTGTATGCCTCAACGATTATATAGACAAAATTCTAATACCCGAAGATCCTTCTTATTTTAAAAAAACCTCAAAAACGATATATATCCCTACGGCAAATGAAATACTGGATAACGAAGATTCACTCGTAGCTTTTCGCGCATATGGTAAGCGCTCTAAAATGTACGGAGCCTTTTCATTATTTAACTATCAACTCAAAGAAATTTTACGCCTACAAGGCGTCGCTGCTTCACCACACTTAATCTCTTTCGAAGACACCATTAGCATGATTAAAACTTTCACCACAATTTCTTTGAAGCAAGACATATGGAGCGGTCATGAATTTTGGCAACCAATACAATGGTCTCACAAAGAGCTTATAGAACTGGAGAAAGCCATAAACGAAGGTATAGACCCAGCTGAGAAAGAGCAGTTTCTAGAATACTGCTCTCATTATATATGGCATCGACTAACCAACTTATCGAATATGTATGAAGAGTTAGTTAGAGAGTGGTTTATGCCATCGTACCTAGCACTGCTTACTTCATATCCTCCTGAAGAAAAAACCAGCACCTAG